In Paenibacillus durus, the DNA window CGACCTGATCATATCGACAATCGATCTTCCAATGGAAAAAGACCAATATATCCGAATAAGCCCGCTGCTGACGGCGGAAGAGACCGACAAGCTTCTGCGCTACATCCAGAACAAGGCGCCGGCGGAAGATGGAAGCGCTTCTGCCGGAGAAGAAGACCAGCCGGTGACAGGGGAATCGGTTATAGGCAGATTAAGGAGCTACAAAGGGCTGCTCGATGAAATCGATGGTTTGGTCGAACGCTTCCGCTACTATTCACTAAGCAATGAAGGGATGGATCTGGAGAATACCATCGGCGCGATGTTGGATAAGCTGCGCGGCAGCGGCGTAACCGATGATCCCAAGACGCTGCAAAATCGGCTGCTGGAACGGGAAAAAATGGCCAGCCAGGTTATACCGGATACCCGTCTTGCGCTGTTCCATACCCGCAGCAGCCACGTGCTTATGTCCTCGCTGACGCTCTACCGGCTCCAGTCGCCGCTTATTCTGGACGGAAATACCGAGGTGACAACGATTCTGCTGATGCTTGCCCCGAAGGTGCTTTCGAAGGAAAGCTTGGAAGTGCTTAGCGAGATCAGCGCGATGCTTCTGGATACGGATTTGATGCGTTTGCTGGAGGAGAGGCCGGAGCAGGAGATCCGAACCTATTTGTCCGCCGAGCTTCTGCGTTTTTTCGAAAATAAAAGATGAGAGAGGGAGAAACCTAATGACCATTTTGTCAGAAAATAAAATTATGATGAACGCCGCCGCCAAAGACAAGTACGAGGCAATTGCAATCGCCGGCCAACTGCTGGTGGAGGGGGGGCATGTCACAAAGGATTATATTCCGAAGATGCTGGAGCGGGAAGAGGTCGTATCCACATACATGGGAGGCGGACTCGCCATACCCCACGGAACAAAGGATGCGAAACCGTATATCAACTCCACGGGGCTGTCCATCGCCCGGTTTCCGGAAGGCGTTGACTTCGGAGGTGACGAGCCGGCGTTTGTGGTGATCGGTATAGCAGCCGCAGGAGAAGAGCATATGGAAGTCCTCACTAATGTGGCGATGATCTTCACTGAGGACGACGCGATCGAACGGATTATGAACGCCGCAAGCCCCTTGGATATCATCGGGATTTTTGAGGGAGGTGTACAGGTATGAAGGCAGTTCATTTTGGAGCCGGCAATATCGGAAGAGGCTTCATCGGTCTGCTGCTGTCGCAATCAGACTATGAAGTGACCTTTGTGGACGTGAACGAAGCAATGGTTCGTGAGCTGCGGGAACGCGGCGAATATACCGTTACACTGGCGAGCGAAGGACGGGAAACGGTAACGGTGAACAATGTAACTGCGCTCAGCAGCGCCTCCCAGGAAGAGGAGGTGATGCTGGCTGTCGCCAATGCACATCTTATAACAACGGCAGTAGGTGTTTCTATTCTGAAGCATATCGCGGGTGTCATCGCCCGGGGTGTGGCCCTTCGGGTGGCGGAGTCATCCGAACCGCTGCATATCATCGCCTGCGAGAATGCGATAGGCGGCAGCGCACAGCTTAAAGAGCTTGTCTACGCCAGACTTGACGAGGAAACGCGAAGCAAGGCTGACCAAATGATCGCTTTTCCGAACGCCGCAGTGGACCGAATCGTACCCATTCAGCAGCATAGGGATATTCTGAAAGTAGTCGTGGAGCCGTTTCATGAATGGGTCGTGGATTCCTCACAAATGATTCCGGGCTATAAGCGGATTAAGGGAGTCCATTACGTCGACAATCTGGAGCCATACATCGAGCGCAAGCTGTTCACGGTGAATACCGGACATTGCTCGGCGGCCTATCTCGGCTATCTTCGCGGTTGGGAAACGATCCAGCAGGCGATGGGGGATGAAGAGCTTACCGCTTCTGTGCGGGAAGTGCTCGAAGAGACCGGGGAATTATTGGTGCAAAAGCACGGCTTCGACCGTAAAGAGCATGGCAAATATATCGATAAAATTCTGGAACGTTTCCGAAATCCGGCACTGACTGATGAAGTGTCCCGCGTCGGGCGTTCTCCAATCCGTAAGCTTTCACCGGGCGACCGTCTCGTCTCACCTGCGATGCAGGCTTATGAGAGGGGCCTTAGCTTCTCGGCGCTGGCAAGGTCGATGGCGGGAGCGCTGATGTTCGATGTGATGGAAGATCCCGAAGCTGCCGAGCTTCAGGCTTCCGTGGCCAAAGCGGGAGCCCGGGCGTCGCTGGCTAAGTATACAGGCATTCAGCCAGGTCATAAGATTCATGAATCGATCCTGAAACATTACGATGAATTAAAGCGTGTTAACGAATTGAAGCTGCTAGATCTATTGAAGCAAGCCTAGCTCCAAAAGCTGCTGACAGGGTATTAAACAGGGTGCAGATGGGCAACTTCGCGGCATAATATATGATAAAATCATCATATGAAAAATTCATAATAATAAATGATATTAAAATTTCTGCCTTGATTGTGCGCTATGCAAGCCGACGAAAACACGCTATGCAAGCCGACGAAAAAAAGGGGGTGTCCCATAAGCCGTAGAAGGCTAATGGGATGCCCTTTTTTTAGGTGGGATTTAGGTAGGTGGACGGGGCCACCCGAATGGAAGCGGGGGATTCTTCTTCAATTTAGGGGGGTGAAGCAAATAATGCAGAAAACCTGAAATTGTGCATCTTTTGGTGGACTAAGAACACCTATGTATAACACGCCTGCAAAAATGCAGGTTTGTTCCCATTCAGCCTCAAATTCAGTCAGAACAGCCTCAAATCCCTGTATAATTGCAGGTTTTCTTCGAGAAAAAACGTTTTTGATCGAAAAAAGCTGTACTTTAGCTGTTTTGCAATGATGCTGAACTAAGATCTCCGATGGAGGAATTGCCGAATAGAAAAGCAAAAGCCAGCAAGTCTCCAATAACCCTAAGACTTGCTGGCTTCTTAACTTTTTTAGGAAGGCGGCCGTACCGCAGATATTCACTTATGGGATAGCTTCAACCGTTAGATCGGCATGTGTCCCAGTGCTGCAAACCCGTGACCTTAGCTTCGCTCAATAATGGTCTGCAGCGTGGTATGATCAAGTCCTTCCACCAGCTTGATCAGCAGTTCTCTGGCCGCGTCGATATCGTCGGTATGGATCATGGATGTGGAAGTATGAATATACCGCGAGCAGATGCCGATTACGGCGGAAGGCACGCCGATTCCGCTTACGTGGACTTGGCCTGCGTCCGTGCCGCCCTGGGAGACAAAATACTGATATTTAATCCTGTGCGTATCCGCTGTATCCTGCACATATTCAAGCAGTCCGCGATGGGTGATCATCGTCGGGTCGAAGATGCGCAGCAGCGCGCCATCGCCAAGCCGCCCGAATGCCTGCTTGTCCCCGGTCATATCCGAAGCGGCGCTTGCGTCAAGTCCGAAGAAAATATCCGGCTGAAGAAGGTTGGCTGATGTCTGGGCTCCCCGAAGCCCGACTTCTTCCTGCACGGTAGCGCCGGCAAAGATGGTGTTCGGCAGCTTTTTGCCGCTGAGCGCCTTGACCAGCTCAATGGCAAGCCCTACGCCGTATCGGTTGTCCCATGCTTTGGCCAATATTTTTTTCGGATTGGCAAGCGGGGTAAAGGGACAGACGGGAACGATTTGCTGGCCGAGAGCTGCGCCGAACTCCATCGCTTCTTCGCGGCTTTCCGCGCCGATATCAATGAACATCTTTTTGATGTCCCCGCCCTTGTTGCGCTCTTCCTGGCTGAGCAGATGGATCGGCGTACTGCCGACGACGCCCGTAATCGCTCCTTTTGGCGTAATAATTTGCAGCCGCTGGGAGTTAACCGCCGAAGGCAGCCAGCCGCCAAGCGGCTGAAAACGGATCATTCCGTTATCGGTTATTCCAGTAACCAAAAAGCCGACTTCATCAAAATGGCCGGCGACCATAATTTTCGGTCCGTTTACATCGCCGCGAAGCACACCGAACAGGCTGCCGAGACGGTCATGGACAAATTCATCGGTATACGGAGCCATGGCTTCTCTTACAAAATTACGCAGTTCACGTTCGAAACCGGGGGCGGAAGGGAATTCGGTAAGGGTTTTGAACATATCAAGTGTTTCCTGGTTCATCTTGCCATCTCTCCTTTACTACCGTCTAGTATGAACTTTCGCCACCTGGTTGTCTATTGGACCCGGGTCATAAAGGATCCCAGAACACTTCGCATACAGGCCATCTGGTCTTTAAAATATGCGTTTAGCGTAGTTCTTAAGTGTACACCCGGCGGTAAGGCGGGGAATATAATGCTGTGACGGGCGTTAGAAAGGCCGGAGCCCTGAAAAGGAGCGGGAATAGGATGAATAAGTCTGAAGCGGAACGCGAAGCTATCCTTATTTTAGTGCTGTTTTTGCTGCTGGTCGCAGTGCTGCTGTATTTTTCCTGAATCTTAAATGTCATAAGGAAAAGCCGGACGGCGAACAATAAAGGAAAATCTTCTATGCGAAGCCGGTTAATTGTCATGACTGCGTATTTACGCAAGCGGACTAAAGTCTTCGCCAAACCTTTAGGAGGTGCCTTCATTGCCGGCAAAAACCAAACGTTCGGGGGTCAAGCTGCAGCTTGATTCCCTGAATAACCAAGTTTACAAGCAGATGGCCAAAAAGCACGAGCCTTCCAGGCCCGTACTTAAAAACTGCTTTCGCGCTTTTCTATCAGGCGGCCTGATTTGCGTAATTGGACAGGCCATACAGGAAGCGTTTATGGCTTACTTCAACATGAGTGCAAAGCAGGCGGCCAGCCCGACCGTCGCGGTGATGATCCTGCTGTCCGTCATACTCACCTGCTTTGGCGTATATGACAAGCTGGCGCAGTGGTGCGGCGCCGGGACGGCCGTTCCCGTAACCGGCTTTGCCAACAGTATGTGCTCGGCTGCAATTGAACATCGTGCCGAAGGGATTGTGCTGGGCGTGGGAGCCAATATGTTCAAGCTTGCGGGCTCGGTCATTGTCTTCGGTGTCGTGGCCGCCTTTATTATCGGCATCGTCTACATCTTCCTTGGCCATGGGGGAGGACATTTATGAAGCAGCTGGGCAAGCAGACGTGGCAGTTCACATCCCGGCCAGCCATCCTTGGCGCTTCTGCGGTAGTGGGACCGGAGGAAGGTGAGGGACCGCTCGCCTCGGATTTTGACTTCGTGTACGATACTCTGAAGATGAACGAGAAGACCTGGGAGAAAGCGGAGCGCCGGCTGTTTGAAAAGTCGATCCGTCTGGCCTTGATCAATGCGGGAATTAAGCAGGAGGACTTGGGCTTTTTCGTGGGCGGCGATCTGATGAACCAGATTATCAGCGCTTCTTTCGCGGCCAAAAAGCTCGGCACTCCTTATCTCGGCGTATTCGGCGCCTGCTCCACCTCCATGGAAAGCTTGGCGGTCGCATCCATGATCGTGGATTCCGGAGGAGCGAAATATGTGCTGGCCGGAACCGCGAGCCATAACTGTACAGTAGAGAAGCAATTCCGCTATCCCACCGAATACGGCTCGCAAAAACCGCCGACGGCGCAGTATACCGTTACGGGCTCCGGCTGCGCGGTTATTACCCGGAACGACGGAACCCAGACCGGTCCGTTTGTCACTGCCGCAACCATTGGCAAAGTTATGGATTTTGATATTAAAGACCCTTTTAACATGGGCTCTGCCATGGCTCCCGCCGCAGCGGATACGATCACGGCGCATTTTCGCGATACGGGGTTGTCTCCGGGTTATTACGATTTGATCGTGACCGGCGATCTTGCCTCAGTCGGATTGCCCATAACAAAGGAACTGCTTGCTAAAGAAGGCATTCCGATGGAACAGACCGAATTCACCGACTGCGGCCTGCTGATTTACGACCGGGAAAGACAGAAATATGTCAT includes these proteins:
- a CDS encoding PTS sugar transporter subunit IIA codes for the protein MTILSENKIMMNAAAKDKYEAIAIAGQLLVEGGHVTKDYIPKMLEREEVVSTYMGGGLAIPHGTKDAKPYINSTGLSIARFPEGVDFGGDEPAFVVIGIAAAGEEHMEVLTNVAMIFTEDDAIERIMNAASPLDIIGIFEGGVQV
- a CDS encoding mannitol-1-phosphate 5-dehydrogenase, yielding MKAVHFGAGNIGRGFIGLLLSQSDYEVTFVDVNEAMVRELRERGEYTVTLASEGRETVTVNNVTALSSASQEEEVMLAVANAHLITTAVGVSILKHIAGVIARGVALRVAESSEPLHIIACENAIGGSAQLKELVYARLDEETRSKADQMIAFPNAAVDRIVPIQQHRDILKVVVEPFHEWVVDSSQMIPGYKRIKGVHYVDNLEPYIERKLFTVNTGHCSAAYLGYLRGWETIQQAMGDEELTASVREVLEETGELLVQKHGFDRKEHGKYIDKILERFRNPALTDEVSRVGRSPIRKLSPGDRLVSPAMQAYERGLSFSALARSMAGALMFDVMEDPEAAELQASVAKAGARASLAKYTGIQPGHKIHESILKHYDELKRVNELKLLDLLKQA
- a CDS encoding M42 family metallopeptidase, which gives rise to MNQETLDMFKTLTEFPSAPGFERELRNFVREAMAPYTDEFVHDRLGSLFGVLRGDVNGPKIMVAGHFDEVGFLVTGITDNGMIRFQPLGGWLPSAVNSQRLQIITPKGAITGVVGSTPIHLLSQEERNKGGDIKKMFIDIGAESREEAMEFGAALGQQIVPVCPFTPLANPKKILAKAWDNRYGVGLAIELVKALSGKKLPNTIFAGATVQEEVGLRGAQTSANLLQPDIFFGLDASAASDMTGDKQAFGRLGDGALLRIFDPTMITHRGLLEYVQDTADTHRIKYQYFVSQGGTDAGQVHVSGIGVPSAVIGICSRYIHTSTSMIHTDDIDAARELLIKLVEGLDHTTLQTIIERS
- the spoVAC gene encoding stage V sporulation protein AC encodes the protein MQLDSLNNQVYKQMAKKHEPSRPVLKNCFRAFLSGGLICVIGQAIQEAFMAYFNMSAKQAASPTVAVMILLSVILTCFGVYDKLAQWCGAGTAVPVTGFANSMCSAAIEHRAEGIVLGVGANMFKLAGSVIVFGVVAAFIIGIVYIFLGHGGGHL
- the spoVAD gene encoding stage V sporulation protein AD gives rise to the protein MKQLGKQTWQFTSRPAILGASAVVGPEEGEGPLASDFDFVYDTLKMNEKTWEKAERRLFEKSIRLALINAGIKQEDLGFFVGGDLMNQIISASFAAKKLGTPYLGVFGACSTSMESLAVASMIVDSGGAKYVLAGTASHNCTVEKQFRYPTEYGSQKPPTAQYTVTGSGCAVITRNDGTQTGPFVTAATIGKVMDFDIKDPFNMGSAMAPAAADTITAHFRDTGLSPGYYDLIVTGDLASVGLPITKELLAKEGIPMEQTEFTDCGLLIYDRERQKYVIAGGSGCGCSATVTYGHILKRMKQGQLKRVLVVATGALLSPLTYQQSESIPCIAHAVALESGGEQA